The proteins below come from a single Mucilaginibacter mali genomic window:
- a CDS encoding efflux RND transporter periplasmic adaptor subunit, producing the protein MGKTTKYILYAVGGFIVLLIIGKMTGIIGQAKKTQIATEKAETRVINETVSASGKIKPEVEVKISSEVSGEIVELPVKEGDVVKKGQLLVRIRPDILKSGYDRAVASYNTQKANVGNTTQMLNQAKANFENSEAKYKRAKELYDQKVLTAAEFDAAKADYAASKAGLEAAKQNVTGSTYGLAQSAASVKEANDNLAKTSIFAPVDGVISKLSVEKGERVLGTAQFAGTEIMTISDLSKMDVNVDVNENDINRVVLGDSSKIEIDAFLGKKFAGIVTEIGSSANVVGTNADQVTNFTVKVRIDPASYTALINKDAKNPSPFRPGLTATVDIQTNRTTSLSVPIQSVTTRDDKKPGEGVDKSKPADDKKTKTANAAEVKTYVFVYEAGKVKQVQVTTGIQDDTYIQVLSGLKGGEEVVSAPFEAITKTLKDKMEVEKVDKSKLFSTDKK; encoded by the coding sequence ATGGGAAAGACCACTAAATACATTTTATACGCAGTTGGCGGCTTTATTGTGCTGTTAATTATCGGCAAGATGACCGGCATCATCGGTCAGGCTAAAAAAACGCAGATAGCCACCGAAAAGGCCGAGACCCGCGTTATTAACGAAACCGTATCAGCCAGCGGCAAGATAAAACCCGAGGTTGAGGTGAAGATTAGCTCGGAAGTATCGGGCGAGATCGTGGAGTTGCCTGTTAAAGAAGGCGACGTGGTGAAGAAGGGCCAATTACTGGTGCGCATCCGTCCGGACATTTTAAAATCGGGTTACGACCGCGCCGTAGCATCGTACAATACCCAAAAAGCAAACGTGGGCAATACCACCCAGATGCTTAACCAGGCCAAAGCTAATTTCGAAAACTCGGAAGCCAAATACAAGCGCGCCAAAGAACTGTATGATCAGAAGGTATTAACCGCGGCCGAATTTGACGCCGCTAAAGCTGATTATGCCGCGTCAAAAGCGGGTTTGGAAGCAGCCAAACAAAACGTAACCGGCTCTACCTACGGCCTGGCCCAGTCGGCCGCTTCGGTTAAGGAAGCTAACGATAACCTGGCTAAAACCAGCATTTTCGCGCCTGTTGATGGTGTGATATCAAAACTGTCGGTTGAAAAAGGCGAGCGCGTATTAGGTACAGCGCAGTTTGCCGGTACCGAGATCATGACCATATCCGACCTGAGCAAAATGGACGTTAACGTTGACGTGAACGAGAACGATATTAACCGTGTTGTTTTAGGCGATTCATCAAAAATTGAGATCGACGCGTTTCTGGGTAAAAAGTTTGCCGGTATAGTTACCGAAATAGGTAGCTCGGCCAATGTGGTAGGCACTAATGCCGACCAGGTGACCAACTTTACGGTTAAGGTGCGTATCGACCCGGCATCGTATACCGCGCTGATCAATAAGGATGCAAAGAACCCATCGCCTTTCCGCCCGGGTTTAACCGCTACTGTTGATATTCAAACCAACCGTACTACCTCGCTTTCGGTGCCTATTCAATCGGTAACCACCCGCGATGATAAGAAACCTGGCGAAGGGGTTGATAAATCTAAACCGGCCGACGACAAGAAGACAAAAACCGCCAACGCCGCCGAAGTAAAAACCTATGTGTTTGTTTACGAAGCCGGCAAAGTAAAGCAGGTGCAGGTAACCACCGGCATACAGGATGATACCTATATACAGGTACTAAGCGGCCTGAAGGGTGGCGAGGAAGTGGTATCGGCGCCGTTTGAGGCCATTACCAAAACAC
- a CDS encoding TolC family protein, whose translation MKQLLLTVKKTGICALLLGGIALSANAQQVIGLQKAVDLALQNNLTVKQSAFNQLFDEATYQQSKNNQLPGLSGSVNASQSFGRAIDPTTNQFNNSRSIFSLSPGINLSMILFQGGALRNTIIQNRLQVEVDKSNTTKIKNDLTLNVIIAYLQILTNQDLVLAAKQQIDISKINLDRTDKTVKAGNQTMADLSQAKAGLSTAEYNLTNAQNQLDISFLTLKQYMEMPASTQIAVERPDISKFTDVKTAFNANDVFKTAASVNPDVKLAEAQQAVAAQGIKIAKASFYPTLSLGSGMSSNYSNLQPTRQIIDPATGVVSTVPYTFGQKLSDNFSQSVGVGLQIPIFSRFNARTNVKKATISYKNAEINTQIAKNNLSKIIYQAVLDARGAANQYISAQQTYQANKDAFNVIQLRYNVGLENSLNYNTSLTNLNKSQFDMIQAQYNMIFRSKVIDYYLGNPITL comes from the coding sequence ATGAAACAACTATTATTAACAGTTAAAAAAACCGGCATTTGCGCCCTGCTTTTAGGGGGGATAGCGTTATCGGCTAATGCGCAACAGGTAATTGGCCTGCAAAAAGCGGTTGACCTTGCCCTGCAAAACAACCTTACGGTAAAGCAATCGGCGTTTAACCAGCTTTTTGACGAAGCTACTTACCAGCAGTCGAAAAACAACCAGTTGCCGGGCCTGTCGGGGAGCGTTAACGCTTCGCAAAGTTTTGGCCGTGCTATCGACCCTACTACCAACCAGTTCAACAACAGCCGCAGCATTTTTAGCTTAAGCCCGGGCATCAACTTATCGATGATCCTTTTCCAGGGCGGGGCATTGCGCAATACCATTATTCAAAACCGCTTACAGGTAGAGGTTGATAAATCGAACACCACGAAAATAAAAAACGACCTTACCTTAAACGTAATTATCGCTTACCTGCAAATTTTAACCAATCAGGACCTGGTTTTGGCAGCGAAGCAGCAAATTGATATTTCTAAAATAAACCTGGACCGCACCGATAAAACGGTAAAGGCCGGCAACCAAACCATGGCCGATCTGTCGCAGGCTAAGGCGGGCCTATCTACTGCCGAATATAACTTAACCAACGCGCAAAACCAGCTGGATATATCCTTTTTAACACTAAAGCAATATATGGAGATGCCCGCTTCAACACAGATCGCGGTTGAAAGGCCCGATATCAGCAAGTTTACCGACGTGAAAACTGCTTTTAATGCTAACGATGTTTTTAAAACAGCCGCAAGTGTAAACCCGGATGTAAAACTGGCCGAAGCACAACAGGCTGTGGCGGCACAAGGTATAAAAATAGCCAAGGCATCGTTCTATCCTACGCTTAGCCTGGGTAGCGGCATGTCATCAAACTATTCTAACTTACAGCCAACCCGCCAGATCATCGACCCTGCCACAGGCGTGGTTAGCACAGTGCCTTATACTTTTGGACAAAAGCTAAGCGATAACTTTTCGCAAAGCGTAGGCGTAGGGTTGCAGATCCCGATCTTTAGCAGGTTTAACGCGCGTACCAACGTAAAGAAAGCCACCATCAGCTATAAAAATGCCGAGATAAATACACAGATAGCGAAAAACAATTTATCAAAAATTATATACCAGGCAGTGCTTGACGCGCGTGGAGCGGCAAACCAATACATTTCGGCACAGCAAACGTACCAGGCCAATAAGGATGCGTTCAATGTGATCCAGCTGCGTTATAATGTTGGTTTGGAAAACTCGCTGAATTACAATACTTCCTTAACTAACCTGAATAAATCGCAGTTCGATATGATCCAGGCGCAATATAATATGATCTTCCGCAGCAAGGTTATCGATTATTATTTAGGCAACCCTATCACATTATAA
- a CDS encoding polysaccharide deacetylase family protein: MYLVKTPWLLKKLYPALTWHKGRDSHCIYLTFDDGPIPIVTPFVLNILKQHNARATFFCIGDNVTKHPEIYKQLLDDGHRIGNHTYNHLKGWDTDDKTYIANFKKCDELLHTNLFRPPYGRAKRSQVKKLKSLNPQLDVIMWDVLSGDFDQQLAPYACLQNVLKHTGNGSIIVFHDSLKAFPRLEYVLPRAMEHWAKAGYCFEVL; encoded by the coding sequence ATGTACCTGGTTAAAACTCCCTGGTTGCTTAAAAAGCTGTACCCTGCCCTAACCTGGCACAAAGGCCGCGACAGCCATTGCATTTATCTCACCTTTGACGACGGACCCATACCGATTGTTACACCGTTTGTTTTAAATATTTTAAAACAGCATAATGCCCGCGCCACATTTTTTTGCATTGGCGATAACGTAACTAAGCACCCCGAAATATACAAACAATTATTAGATGATGGTCACCGCATCGGAAATCATACCTATAATCACCTGAAAGGCTGGGATACCGATGATAAAACTTACATTGCCAATTTTAAAAAATGCGATGAATTGCTGCATACCAACCTGTTCCGGCCGCCATATGGAAGGGCCAAACGATCGCAGGTGAAAAAGCTGAAATCGCTTAACCCGCAACTGGATGTGATCATGTGGGATGTGCTGAGCGGCGACTTCGACCAACAGTTAGCACCCTATGCCTGCCTGCAAAATGTGCTGAAGCACACCGGGAACGGATCGATAATTGTATTTCATGATAGTTTAAAAGCGTTCCCCCGGCTGGAATATGTTTTGCCGCGGGCGATGGAACATTGGGCTAAGGCGGGTTATTGTTTTGAAGTTTTATAA
- a CDS encoding 2-oxoglutarate dehydrogenase E1 component — MDRLNYINSGNAAYINELYGAYQQDPESVDFGWQKFFEGFEFGQSADGAATGAAGSTPEHVLKEINVLNMIDGYRSRGHLFTKTNPVRERRQYFPGKELETFGLSDADLDTVFNAGVELGMGPAKLSDIRQMLEDTYCQTIGAEYKYMRNPIKVKWFEERMEPKRNTPNFTADEKKQMLNKLNQAVIFESFLGTKFLGQKRFSLEGAEALIPALNSVIVNGADLGIEEFTIGMAHRGRLNVLANIMEKSYKEIFAEFQGKNYDEDSSHGGDVKYHLGYSTDVATQSGKKVHLSLCPNPSHLETVDPVVEGLTRSKIDFKYNGDYNKIAPILIHGDASVAGQGIVYEVLQMEKLDGYRTGGTIHLVINNQIGFTTNYKDARSSTYCTDVAKTVLAPVFHVNGDDVEALAYVINLAMEYRQTFNGDVFIDILCYRRFGHNESDEPKFTQPVLYKAIEAHPNPLEIYKQKLIGEAVLDDAGAKKVETDFRAVLQKDLDESKSEDRFLESKPMFLGAWQGLHLATDKEVAATQDTAISEKELTEIGMKITELPKDKAFFKKIEKLFEDRRKMVTDTKIFDWAMGEQMAYGSLLKDGHPVRLSGEDVKRGTFSHRHAVLTLVDSEDEYTPLDTLDTEAKFSIYNSLLSEYGVLGFEYGYALANPNALTIWEAQFGDFLNGAQIIVDQYIASSETKWQRGNGLVLLLPHGFEGQGPEHSSARIERFMELCADNNIQVANVTTPANFFHMMRRQLKRDFRKPLVVFSPKSLLRHPACVSPMKDFTEGKFQELIDDNYVDAKKVKRVLFVSGKLYYELLDKQQLDKRKDVAIVRVEQLYPTPVVQMQKIKAKYSNATEFFWVQEEPENMGAWPYMLRKFRNNDLQLDVISRKESASTATGYAKQHTSQQLYIISKAFDAPVGKTTKEKVNATTAKMAHVAAD; from the coding sequence ATGGATCGTCTAAATTATATCAATAGCGGCAACGCGGCCTATATCAACGAATTATACGGAGCATACCAACAAGACCCTGAATCGGTTGATTTTGGATGGCAGAAATTTTTTGAAGGTTTTGAATTCGGCCAGAGCGCCGATGGCGCAGCAACAGGAGCAGCGGGTTCAACCCCCGAGCACGTGCTGAAGGAAATTAACGTACTGAACATGATAGATGGCTACCGTTCGCGCGGCCACCTGTTCACAAAAACCAACCCGGTGCGCGAGCGCCGGCAATACTTTCCCGGTAAGGAACTGGAAACTTTCGGACTGAGCGATGCCGACCTGGATACCGTATTTAACGCGGGTGTAGAACTGGGCATGGGGCCAGCCAAACTGAGCGATATCCGCCAGATGCTGGAAGATACCTATTGCCAAACCATTGGCGCCGAATATAAATACATGCGTAACCCCATCAAAGTTAAATGGTTTGAGGAGCGTATGGAGCCAAAGCGTAACACGCCAAACTTTACTGCCGATGAAAAAAAGCAGATGCTGAACAAGCTGAACCAGGCGGTTATCTTCGAAAGCTTTTTGGGTACCAAGTTCCTGGGTCAAAAACGTTTCTCGCTTGAAGGTGCCGAAGCGCTGATCCCGGCCCTTAACTCGGTTATCGTTAACGGTGCTGATCTGGGTATCGAAGAATTTACCATCGGTATGGCGCACCGCGGCCGTTTGAACGTGCTGGCCAATATCATGGAGAAATCGTACAAAGAGATCTTCGCGGAATTTCAGGGTAAGAACTACGACGAGGATTCATCGCACGGCGGCGATGTGAAATATCACCTGGGCTACTCTACCGACGTAGCTACCCAGTCGGGCAAAAAAGTACACCTGAGCCTTTGCCCTAACCCATCGCACCTGGAAACAGTTGACCCGGTGGTGGAAGGTTTGACCCGCTCGAAGATCGACTTTAAATACAACGGCGACTATAATAAAATAGCACCTATATTAATACATGGCGACGCTTCTGTTGCCGGCCAGGGCATTGTTTACGAGGTATTGCAAATGGAAAAGCTGGACGGCTACCGTACCGGCGGTACCATCCACCTGGTAATTAATAACCAGATCGGTTTCACTACCAACTATAAAGATGCCCGTTCGAGCACTTATTGTACCGATGTGGCTAAAACCGTGCTGGCCCCTGTTTTCCACGTAAATGGCGACGATGTTGAGGCATTGGCCTACGTAATTAACCTGGCGATGGAATACCGCCAGACATTTAACGGCGATGTGTTTATCGATATCCTGTGCTACCGCCGTTTCGGCCACAACGAATCGGACGAGCCTAAATTTACCCAGCCGGTATTATATAAGGCTATCGAGGCACACCCTAACCCGCTGGAAATTTACAAGCAAAAGCTGATAGGCGAGGCCGTACTGGATGATGCAGGCGCTAAAAAAGTAGAGACTGATTTCCGCGCGGTACTGCAAAAAGACCTTGACGAAAGTAAATCAGAAGATCGTTTCCTGGAAAGCAAACCGATGTTCCTTGGCGCATGGCAGGGCCTGCACCTGGCTACCGATAAAGAAGTGGCCGCTACACAGGATACCGCTATTTCGGAAAAAGAACTGACCGAGATCGGTATGAAAATTACCGAATTGCCTAAGGATAAAGCTTTCTTTAAAAAGATAGAGAAACTGTTTGAAGACCGCCGCAAAATGGTGACCGATACGAAGATATTCGATTGGGCCATGGGCGAGCAAATGGCTTACGGTTCGTTATTAAAAGATGGCCACCCGGTACGTTTAAGCGGCGAGGACGTTAAGCGAGGTACTTTCTCGCACCGTCACGCTGTACTTACACTGGTTGATTCGGAAGATGAATACACCCCGCTGGATACTTTGGATACCGAAGCTAAGTTCAGCATCTACAATTCGTTACTGTCTGAATATGGCGTATTGGGTTTTGAATATGGGTACGCTTTAGCCAACCCCAATGCCTTAACTATTTGGGAAGCCCAGTTTGGCGATTTTCTGAACGGCGCGCAGATCATTGTCGATCAATATATCGCCAGTTCTGAAACTAAGTGGCAACGCGGTAACGGCCTGGTGCTGTTATTACCGCACGGCTTTGAAGGACAGGGGCCCGAGCACTCATCGGCACGTATAGAACGCTTTATGGAGCTTTGCGCCGATAACAATATCCAGGTAGCTAACGTTACCACCCCGGCCAACTTTTTCCATATGATGCGCCGCCAATTGAAGCGCGATTTCCGTAAACCACTGGTGGTATTCTCGCCAAAGAGTTTGCTGCGCCACCCGGCCTGCGTATCGCCAATGAAAGATTTCACCGAAGGCAAGTTCCAGGAACTGATAGACGATAACTACGTTGATGCTAAAAAGGTAAAACGCGTACTGTTTGTATCGGGCAAGCTTTATTACGAATTATTGGACAAGCAACAACTGGATAAGCGCAAGGATGTAGCCATTGTTCGTGTAGAGCAACTATATCCTACACCTGTTGTACAGATGCAAAAGATCAAGGCCAAATACAGCAACGCTACCGAGTTTTTCTGGGTACAGGAAGAGCCGGAGAACATGGGCGCATGGCCATACATGCTGCGTAAATTCCGCAATAACGATCTGCAACTGGATGTGATATCACGTAAGGAAAGCGCCAGCACAGCTACCGGGTACGCTAAGCAGCATACATCGCAGCAACTGTATATTATCAGCAAAGCGTTTGACGCGCCTGTTGGTAAAACCACTAAAGAGAAAGTAAACGCTACCACGGCTAAAATGGCCCACGTAGCTGCCGACTAA
- the odhB gene encoding 2-oxoglutarate dehydrogenase complex dihydrolipoyllysine-residue succinyltransferase — MSLEIKVPAVGESITEVTLSSWKKKTGDVVAMDEVIAELESDKATFELTAEKAGTLTTLVAEGDTIAIGTPVAKIDEGAATTVAAESSSSTPATAPVMTNSAPAPIAAAPTAATATTIEVKVPAVGESITEVTLSRWIKKDGDQVAMDEAIAELESDKATFELTAEQAGTLKTIAKEGDTLAIGAVVCSITGGTAVAVNNGNSTPAATSAAATATTNTATQTATTSYASGTPSPAAGKILAEKGVDPATVTGTGVGGRITKADAITADKVNENPQTAPSPSPTKIPVPPATPAVTAPASKPDARGEKREKMSNLRKTVARRLVAVKNETAMLTTFNEVDMQPIMELRGKYKDKFKEKHGVGLGFMSFFTKAVTEALKEWPAVGARIENEEIVYSNFADISIAVSAPKGLVVPVIRNADSMSLAEIEKAIVVLAGKARENKLTLEEMTGGTFTITNGGVFGSMMSTPIINSPQSAILGMHNIVERPIAVNGQVVIRPMMYLALSYDHRIIDGRESVSFLVRVKQLLEDPARLLLGV, encoded by the coding sequence ATGAGTTTAGAGATCAAAGTTCCTGCGGTAGGCGAATCTATTACCGAAGTAACACTTTCAAGCTGGAAGAAAAAGACCGGCGATGTGGTGGCGATGGACGAGGTGATAGCCGAGCTGGAATCAGACAAAGCTACTTTTGAATTAACCGCCGAAAAGGCCGGTACGTTAACCACCCTGGTAGCCGAAGGCGACACGATAGCCATTGGTACCCCGGTAGCTAAGATAGACGAAGGCGCTGCGACAACAGTGGCAGCAGAAAGTAGCAGTAGCACTCCTGCCACCGCCCCTGTGATGACCAATAGCGCTCCAGCACCAATTGCCGCTGCCCCTACCGCTGCAACTGCTACTACCATTGAAGTTAAAGTGCCAGCCGTTGGCGAATCGATAACGGAAGTTACCCTGTCGCGCTGGATCAAAAAGGACGGCGACCAGGTAGCGATGGACGAAGCCATTGCCGAATTAGAGTCGGACAAGGCTACTTTTGAATTGACCGCCGAACAAGCCGGTACCCTGAAAACCATTGCCAAAGAAGGTGATACCTTAGCTATTGGCGCTGTAGTTTGCAGCATTACCGGTGGGACTGCAGTAGCAGTAAATAACGGCAATAGCACTCCTGCTGCCACAAGTGCAGCTGCCACTGCAACTACAAATACTGCCACTCAAACAGCTACTACATCTTATGCATCGGGTACACCATCGCCTGCTGCCGGTAAAATATTGGCCGAAAAAGGCGTTGACCCCGCTACTGTAACAGGTACAGGTGTTGGCGGCCGAATCACCAAAGCCGACGCGATCACTGCCGATAAAGTGAACGAGAACCCGCAAACCGCGCCTTCTCCGTCGCCAACCAAGATCCCGGTTCCGCCTGCTACACCAGCTGTTACCGCTCCTGCATCAAAACCTGATGCCCGTGGCGAGAAACGCGAAAAAATGTCGAACCTGCGTAAAACCGTAGCCCGCCGTTTGGTAGCCGTTAAAAATGAGACCGCCATGCTGACCACCTTTAACGAGGTAGATATGCAGCCAATTATGGAACTGCGCGGTAAATACAAAGATAAATTTAAAGAGAAACACGGTGTTGGCTTAGGCTTTATGTCGTTCTTCACCAAGGCCGTTACCGAGGCTTTGAAGGAATGGCCAGCTGTTGGCGCGCGCATAGAGAACGAAGAGATCGTATACAGCAACTTTGCCGATATCTCTATCGCTGTATCGGCTCCTAAAGGCCTGGTGGTTCCGGTTATCCGCAATGCCGATAGCATGAGCCTGGCCGAGATTGAGAAAGCCATTGTTGTTTTGGCCGGCAAAGCCCGCGAGAACAAACTGACCCTTGAAGAAATGACCGGCGGTACGTTCACCATCACCAATGGTGGTGTGTTCGGTTCGATGATGTCGACACCAATCATTAACTCGCCGCAATCGGCCATTTTAGGCATGCACAACATTGTTGAGCGCCCTATAGCCGTAAACGGACAAGTGGTTATCCGCCCGATGATGTACCTGGCCCTGTCGTACGATCACCGCATCATCGACGGCCGCGAATCGGTAAGCTTCCTGGTACGTGTTAAACAATTGCTGGAAGACCCTGCAAGGTTGTTGTTGGGGGTGTAA
- a CDS encoding exodeoxyribonuclease III encodes MKIITYNVNGIRSAMNKNWLAWLQATDADVVCLQEIKATPDVLTDLHLVEQLGYQHYWFPAEKKGYSGTAILTKRTPKHVEYGCGIADFDREGRNIRVDFDDVSVMSVYFPSGSSGDERQVFKYRFLDEFGKYLTLLKVEHPNLVVCGDYNICHRPIDIHNPKSNANSSGFLPEEREWMEQFVESGFIDTFRHLNKEPHNYTWWSFRANSRAKNLGWRIDYTMASLPLESRIKRVAILSEAKHSDHCPVLLELGPAE; translated from the coding sequence ATGAAAATAATTACCTATAACGTTAACGGCATACGTTCTGCCATGAATAAAAACTGGCTGGCCTGGCTACAGGCTACCGATGCCGATGTGGTTTGCCTGCAGGAAATTAAGGCCACACCCGATGTACTGACCGACCTGCACCTGGTTGAGCAATTGGGCTACCAGCACTATTGGTTCCCGGCTGAAAAGAAAGGCTATAGCGGCACGGCTATCCTTACCAAACGCACACCCAAACATGTGGAATACGGTTGCGGCATTGCCGATTTTGACCGCGAAGGCCGTAATATCCGGGTAGACTTTGATGATGTATCTGTCATGAGCGTATATTTTCCTTCAGGATCAAGCGGTGATGAGCGACAGGTGTTTAAATACCGCTTCCTGGATGAATTTGGTAAATACCTTACGCTACTAAAAGTGGAACATCCCAATTTGGTGGTTTGTGGCGATTACAATATTTGCCACCGCCCTATTGATATCCATAACCCAAAATCGAACGCTAACTCATCAGGTTTTTTGCCCGAAGAACGCGAATGGATGGAGCAATTTGTAGAATCGGGCTTTATAGATACCTTTCGCCACCTGAATAAGGAACCGCATAACTATACCTGGTGGAGCTTCCGCGCCAATTCCCGCGCTAAGAATTTGGGCTGGCGTATCGATTATACCATGGCCAGTTTGCCACTGGAGTCGCGCATTAAACGGGTAGCGATATTATCTGAGGCAAAACATTCAGACCATTGCCCGGTATTGCTGGAGTTGGGGCCGGCTGAGTAG
- a CDS encoding peptidylprolyl isomerase, which produces MKKVITLCLVLFLGVATAFAKPPKNQYVRIKTSYGQCIIRLYNETPKHRDNFIKLAKEGFYNGTLFHRIIQNFMIQGGDPDSKNAKPGQALGEGDLKYRVPAEFNDTLFHKKGVLAAARDNNPEKASSASQFYIVEGKRYTDEDLDKLEQGRLKGFKVPEWQREWYRSVGGTAQLDHGYTVYGEVVFGLDMVDRIAAVKKDAKDRPLADVPMTVEVLKRRECRRMDKLTGLRK; this is translated from the coding sequence ATGAAAAAAGTAATTACCCTTTGCTTAGTCCTGTTTTTAGGCGTAGCTACGGCATTTGCCAAACCGCCGAAAAATCAATATGTGCGCATTAAAACCAGTTATGGGCAGTGCATCATCCGCCTGTATAACGAAACGCCAAAGCACCGCGATAATTTTATTAAGCTGGCCAAAGAGGGCTTTTATAACGGTACACTATTCCACCGCATCATTCAAAATTTTATGATCCAGGGTGGCGACCCGGATTCAAAAAACGCTAAACCCGGCCAGGCTTTGGGCGAGGGCGATTTGAAATACCGTGTCCCTGCCGAGTTTAACGATACCTTATTCCATAAAAAAGGCGTGCTGGCTGCTGCGAGGGATAATAACCCCGAAAAAGCATCAAGCGCATCGCAGTTTTACATTGTGGAAGGTAAGCGCTATACCGATGAAGACCTGGACAAACTGGAGCAAGGCCGCCTGAAAGGCTTTAAAGTACCCGAATGGCAGCGCGAATGGTACCGCAGCGTTGGCGGCACAGCCCAGCTAGACCATGGCTATACCGTTTATGGTGAAGTAGTTTTTGGCCTTGATATGGTTGACCGTATTGCGGCTGTTAAAAAAGACGCCAAAGACCGCCCGCTGGCAGATGTGCCTATGACGGTGGAAGTGCTGAAAAGACGTGAGTGCAGGCGCATGGATAAGTTGACAGGATTAAGGAAATAA
- a CDS encoding lipoprotein signal peptidase: MKIAYVKPFLVALIIIIIDQVIKIWVRQHMYIGEEIRFMGSRGMLHYTENNGMAFGWEIGGIAGKLALTIFRIAAVAAIGYGVYYLVQHKYHRGLIMNVALIFAGAVGNIIDSTFYGVIYKYAPIFQGRVVDMFYFPLIRGTYPSWFPFWHGQYFEFFQPVFNFADASISVGVIAILIWQKRYFKHEKVEELSLNSEVVEE; encoded by the coding sequence ATGAAGATAGCTTACGTAAAGCCTTTCTTAGTTGCGCTGATCATTATTATTATCGACCAGGTTATCAAGATCTGGGTGAGGCAACATATGTACATTGGCGAAGAAATTCGGTTTATGGGTAGCCGCGGTATGCTGCACTATACCGAAAATAACGGCATGGCCTTTGGCTGGGAAATTGGCGGCATAGCCGGTAAACTTGCGCTCACCATCTTCCGTATAGCCGCTGTGGCCGCTATCGGTTACGGTGTGTATTACCTGGTGCAACACAAATATCACCGCGGTTTAATTATGAACGTGGCGCTGATATTTGCCGGCGCAGTAGGTAACATTATCGATTCGACATTTTACGGCGTGATATACAAATATGCCCCCATTTTCCAGGGCCGCGTGGTTGATATGTTTTACTTCCCGTTGATCAGGGGCACCTATCCATCATGGTTTCCGTTCTGGCATGGGCAGTATTTCGAGTTTTTCCAGCCGGTATTCAACTTTGCCGATGCCTCGATCTCGGTAGGCGTTATCGCCATCCTGATCTGGCAAAAACGTTACTTCAAACACGAGAAGGTGGAAGAACTGAGTTTGAATAGTGAGGTGGTGGAGGAATAG
- a CDS encoding TraR/DksA family transcriptional regulator: MKEETAKTRYSDTELQEFKDIILEKLRIAKEELNSLASSLSNPNANGTDDTAGTYKTLEDGSATLEKESINQLAARQKKFIEQLEAALVRIQNKTYGICRETGKLIQKERLRAVPHTTLSMEAKMKQY; the protein is encoded by the coding sequence ATGAAAGAAGAAACCGCAAAAACCAGGTATTCTGACACAGAACTGCAGGAATTTAAAGATATCATCCTTGAGAAATTACGTATTGCCAAAGAGGAGCTGAACAGCCTGGCTTCATCATTAAGCAATCCTAACGCCAATGGTACCGACGATACTGCCGGTACTTATAAAACTTTGGAAGACGGTTCGGCTACCTTAGAGAAGGAATCTATCAACCAGCTGGCTGCCCGTCAAAAAAAGTTTATCGAGCAGTTAGAGGCCGCTTTGGTTCGTATCCAGAATAAAACCTACGGCATTTGCCGCGAAACCGGTAAGCTGATACAGAAAGAACGCCTGCGCGCCGTGCCGCATACTACGCTGAGCATGGAAGCTAAAATGAAACAGTACTAA